Genomic DNA from Haloplanus aerogenes:
GCACCGTCGCGCCCCGGAGTTCGGGAGCCTCGACGAACTCGACGCCCTCGTCGGTCACGTGGATCACGAGTAACTCGTCGGCCGCGCCGACGACTTCGACCGCCGAATGCCCCGTGTCGACGAAGTTCCGCGAGAGATACCCGCCGGCGTTCGTCGAGAGGAGGCCGTCGGTCAGCGGCGACAGCCCCGTGCAGTTCATCCGACCGGTGAACGACATCCCCGACTGCTGGAGCGGGCCGGACGCGAAGTATATCCGATTTTCCGGACCCAGCGGGTCCGCATCGAACGGGATTCGATCGTGTGCGAGCTTCGTACAGAGCCCCCGGCCACCGACGAACGACCGTCGCTCCTCGGTCACGTCGACGGTCGTCGCCTTCCGGTCGCCTGCGTCTATCTCGAGCAGTGGCCCCTTGACGTGGTTCATCGCACCTCTCTACCGTCTCGGTGGTAAAAAGAGTGTTTCGACGGGAGGTGTGTGCCGGCGGGCGTGCGCCGCCGGCAATCGTCGGTGTGAGCGTTACTCGGAGCCGAACATCTGGCGCATCATCGGATGCATCTCCATCAACTGCTCTTCCGCAATCTCCTCGTACAGCTTGTACGTGATGGAGACGGTGAGCAGGAGGCCGGTCCCGGAGACCTGCCCGATGGTACCGAGCATGTTGGCGCCGACGGCGAGCAAGCCGACGAGGGCGCCGCCGATGACGGTCACTTGCGGGATGTACCGCTCCATGACCTTCTCGATCACCTGCGGGTTGCGCCGGAAGCCGGGGATCTGCATCCCGGAGTTCTGGATCTGCTGGGCGGTCGCTTCCGGGCCCATCCCGGTCGTCTCCACCCAGAAGATGGCGAAGATGGCGCCGCCGACGACCATGATGAACAGGTCGAGGCCGACCCGGATCATGATCTGCCACGGCTCGGCGGCGGTGCCAGCGAGCCACCACATCCAGTCGCCACGCGTCTGGATCGGGGCCAGATAGTAGAAGATCCCGGAGACGGGCTGGCCGTTACTGTACGTCCCCAGCCAGCCCGGCATCGCACTCCACGTGCTGTTGAGGATGCGCCCGGCGAACTGGATGTTCGCCTGCAGGGCGCGCACGAGGATCATGGGCAGGACGCTGGCGTAGATGAGCTTCACCGGGAAACGCCCTCGCGCACCCTTGACGCGGGCGTGCGAGAGCGGGATTTCGACCCGGACACTCTCGGCGTAGACGACGATGGCGAAGATGAGCACCGTCGTCACCAGCGCGAGCAACTGCCCCTGTCCGAGCAGGAGCGCCTGAAGCCCCTCGGCAGTGAGCGGCGAGGCAATCTCCTGTGCGCCGGTCAGGATGGCGAACCACGTCGGGAAGAAGCCGGCGGTACCGCCGAGGCCCTCCCACGC
This window encodes:
- the secY gene encoding preprotein translocase subunit SecY gives rise to the protein MGWKETAEPVLTRMPSVTRPEGHVPFRRKLGWTAGVLVLYFFLTNIQLFGLDAGTQSDLFGRFRSILAGSQGSILQLGIGPIVTASIVLQLLGGADLLGLDTNDPRDQVLYQGLQKLLVVVMICLTGLPMVFAGNFLPADTAVGEALGIGLRGVQSLLFFQIAVGGILILFMDEIVSKWGVGSGVGLFIIAGVSQQLVGGLFAWEGLGGTAGFFPTWFAILTGAQEIASPLTAEGLQALLLGQGQLLALVTTVLIFAIVVYAESVRVEIPLSHARVKGARGRFPVKLIYASVLPMILVRALQANIQFAGRILNSTWSAMPGWLGTYSNGQPVSGIFYYLAPIQTRGDWMWWLAGTAAEPWQIMIRVGLDLFIMVVGGAIFAIFWVETTGMGPEATAQQIQNSGMQIPGFRRNPQVIEKVMERYIPQVTVIGGALVGLLAVGANMLGTIGQVSGTGLLLTVSITYKLYEEIAEEQLMEMHPMMRQMFGSE